The following are encoded in a window of Ignicoccus islandicus DSM 13165 genomic DNA:
- a CDS encoding histone deacetylase family protein, whose amino-acid sequence MKKFREVAEGKFPLVETGKVPISEYAKVHCLELIEAVLELNKRGGVLDYGDTYVYEGSAEVLEAILGALYYGYQHLEDKIFYSPYGGLHHASRCEASGFCPLNDVAVLIQKATEEGKRVAYLDFDAHHGNGTQEIFYERDDVLTVSIHAYFPGFYPGTGHYSELGRGNGYGYSLNVPLPPWAGDEAYLKALELIVERAVNSFEPDLIVAQMGVDGHRGDPIGGVLNLTTNTYKRIGELLSSFGIPIIGAGGGGYGENSVRAMMAELIGLSGKEELWEEVREEPTRSPSEAIERVIAVKRFFESQVSWF is encoded by the coding sequence ATGAAAAAATTTAGGGAGGTCGCCGAAGGAAAGTTTCCATTAGTTGAGACAGGGAAGGTGCCTATAAGCGAATACGCGAAAGTTCATTGTCTAGAGCTCATAGAAGCGGTCTTGGAGCTAAATAAGAGAGGCGGTGTTCTAGATTACGGAGATACGTACGTCTACGAGGGCTCAGCTGAGGTTTTAGAAGCTATCTTAGGGGCACTGTATTACGGTTACCAACACCTCGAGGATAAGATCTTCTATTCCCCTTATGGAGGTCTTCATCACGCTAGTAGATGTGAAGCAAGTGGGTTCTGTCCGCTAAACGACGTAGCAGTCTTAATTCAGAAGGCAACTGAAGAAGGGAAGAGAGTCGCTTATCTGGATTTCGATGCCCATCACGGAAACGGGACCCAAGAAATTTTTTATGAAAGAGATGACGTACTAACTGTTAGTATACACGCCTACTTCCCTGGCTTCTATCCCGGTACTGGACATTATTCAGAGCTTGGAAGAGGTAACGGTTACGGCTATAGCCTAAACGTTCCGCTACCCCCTTGGGCTGGAGACGAAGCTTACTTGAAGGCATTGGAACTAATAGTTGAGAGAGCCGTTAACTCGTTCGAACCAGATTTAATAGTTGCCCAAATGGGTGTTGATGGTCATAGAGGAGATCCCATAGGTGGTGTACTGAACCTAACTACTAATACCTATAAGAGAATAGGGGAGTTACTTTCCAGCTTCGGAATACCAATTATAGGTGCTGGAGGAGGTGGCTACGGAGAGAATTCCGTCAGAGCCATGATGGCCGAATTAATAGGCTTAAGTGGTAAGGAAGAGCTTTGGGAGGAGGTTCGGGAGGAACCTACTAGGTCACCTAGCGAAGCAATTGAGAGAGTCATAGCAGTTAAGAGGTTCTTTGAGAGTCAGGTGAGTTGGTTCTGA
- the nrfD gene encoding NrfD/PsrC family molybdoenzyme membrane anchor subunit, producing the protein MVIEILRTIWYFIKYSLNGGWSHWAFALAMAVLAGYGLGLWAGVQAAPAIYTQLVKHLGFDPHLLTQLGITPDKGGMVYTAMSDSVAWGMYISFFVFWVGVAAAGVLFGIAAYGFRDKGFMRLAPLAEVQAVAAVLVALTLVFVDVGRPLRTILLMAVPIMEGHPPNPKSIFTYDFLVLNSYLIINLIGVFLAVHWYRRGPKYEPPKWLMYAFMVIAAPLAIGIHTVTGFISQALTARPIWLGPLLAPRYVATALAAGPAFLLIVSIIAEKFYKNYKVPKYVYEKTLLASVAALIVGLYFTLSETQELFWYTTEPAKRAQAIGLYMAPFVCSIMKPLAKDYLTYFAGSDICHWGYPGMEYLAMLFWAWVVLGVLAALLTIFVPPLRKSYKGIVFLSTLIILAVVAEKTFTIVIPGYAPDTLGVLKPYFPTPLEVAITIASHAVGLLVYVLLARPVLKAVEAHYGQGHH; encoded by the coding sequence ATGGTAATCGAAATATTGAGGACCATATGGTACTTCATAAAGTACTCGCTAAACGGTGGCTGGAGCCACTGGGCCTTCGCGTTAGCTATGGCAGTGTTAGCTGGTTACGGCTTAGGTCTATGGGCTGGCGTGCAAGCGGCACCAGCTATATATACTCAGTTAGTAAAGCACCTAGGATTCGATCCACATCTACTCACGCAACTAGGCATAACTCCCGACAAGGGAGGCATGGTCTATACTGCAATGAGCGATTCCGTAGCATGGGGTATGTACATATCGTTCTTCGTGTTCTGGGTCGGTGTAGCTGCAGCGGGCGTACTGTTCGGTATAGCTGCTTACGGCTTTAGGGATAAGGGATTCATGAGGCTGGCTCCACTGGCGGAAGTCCAAGCAGTGGCCGCGGTACTAGTTGCATTGACGCTAGTATTCGTGGACGTTGGTAGACCTCTAAGGACGATATTGCTAATGGCAGTTCCTATAATGGAGGGGCATCCACCTAACCCTAAGAGCATATTCACCTACGACTTCCTAGTGCTTAACAGCTACTTAATCATAAACCTAATCGGCGTGTTCCTAGCTGTGCACTGGTACAGGAGGGGTCCGAAGTACGAACCACCGAAGTGGCTGATGTACGCTTTCATGGTAATAGCAGCTCCACTAGCTATAGGTATCCACACAGTAACGGGATTCATTAGCCAAGCTCTAACGGCTAGGCCCATATGGTTAGGCCCATTACTGGCTCCAAGATACGTTGCTACTGCGTTAGCCGCTGGACCGGCGTTTCTCTTAATAGTTAGCATAATAGCAGAGAAGTTCTATAAGAACTACAAAGTACCAAAATACGTTTACGAGAAAACGCTGCTAGCCTCCGTTGCCGCTCTAATAGTGGGTCTCTACTTCACGCTATCAGAGACTCAAGAGCTCTTCTGGTACACTACGGAACCCGCTAAGAGGGCCCAAGCGATAGGTCTCTACATGGCCCCGTTCGTATGTAGTATCATGAAGCCCTTAGCCAAGGACTACCTAACCTACTTCGCAGGAAGCGACATCTGCCACTGGGGCTATCCTGGAATGGAGTACTTAGCTATGCTATTCTGGGCATGGGTAGTACTAGGTGTACTAGCTGCGTTACTGACCATCTTCGTACCTCCATTAAGGAAGAGCTACAAGGGCATAGTCTTCTTAAGCACGCTAATAATATTAGCAGTGGTGGCCGAAAAGACCTTCACTATAGTTATTCCTGGGTACGCCCCTGATACGCTAGGAGTGCTGAAGCCTTACTTCCCAACTCCTCTAGAGGTCGCGATAACCATAGCATCGCATGCAGTAGGTTTACTAGTATACGTATTGTTAGCCAGGCCGGTGTTAAAGGCCGTAGAAGCACACTACGGTCAAGGTCATCACTAA
- a CDS encoding 4Fe-4S dicluster domain-containing protein, with the protein MTSQTRRNLIKGLVAASAVTVLTAKREELMEMLEPLSKEEIETAYGGAEVIEINGEEYAVANWNPYRVPGNPEKTIENLKELAKKKEEDAKKRCMESAESICKRLGDNSPECKLAKRHCQEIKVKWTLPKKGVRYAMALDLNRCIGCRRCAYACVQENNVDRTQGIEWIKVLNLDREELELLNTNIDYTHGPYKDRVYVPVACNQCEYPPCIMVCPVRATWQEPDGIVVVDSYRCIGCRYCITACPYGARHMNWKPVTLDALTLNPNMHEFGNVPREVHTVEKCTFCIQRSRNGGTTACVEICPVGARAFGDMHSEDSPIKRIIDEYGVFVLKPSAGTKPRFFYYFGPARTPPIDAKNPHSSDWLGEEKKESGGEA; encoded by the coding sequence TGCTGGAACCGTTATCGAAGGAAGAAATAGAGACGGCTTACGGTGGGGCTGAGGTAATAGAAATAAATGGCGAGGAATACGCTGTTGCGAATTGGAACCCTTATAGAGTCCCCGGAAATCCCGAGAAAACCATTGAAAACCTTAAGGAATTAGCTAAGAAGAAGGAAGAGGATGCCAAGAAGAGATGCATGGAATCGGCTGAGAGCATCTGTAAGAGGTTGGGAGACAATTCTCCCGAATGTAAGCTTGCTAAGAGACATTGTCAAGAGATAAAGGTAAAGTGGACCTTGCCGAAGAAGGGAGTAAGGTATGCTATGGCTCTCGACCTAAATAGATGTATTGGATGTAGGAGGTGTGCCTACGCTTGCGTGCAAGAGAACAACGTCGACAGAACTCAAGGAATAGAATGGATAAAGGTGCTAAACTTAGACAGAGAGGAACTAGAACTCCTTAATACTAACATAGACTATACTCACGGTCCATATAAGGATAGAGTATATGTGCCAGTCGCTTGTAACCAATGTGAATACCCGCCTTGTATAATGGTATGCCCAGTTAGGGCGACTTGGCAAGAGCCCGATGGAATCGTAGTGGTAGATAGCTACAGATGTATTGGATGTAGATACTGTATAACGGCATGTCCTTACGGAGCTAGACACATGAACTGGAAGCCGGTAACTCTAGACGCGTTGACCCTTAACCCCAACATGCATGAATTCGGAAACGTTCCAAGAGAAGTTCATACGGTTGAGAAATGTACCTTCTGTATCCAAAGAAGTAGGAACGGCGGTACTACGGCTTGCGTTGAGATATGTCCGGTTGGAGCAAGGGCCTTCGGAGACATGCACAGTGAAGATAGCCCAATAAAGAGGATCATAGACGAATACGGCGTATTCGTCCTCAAGCCCTCGGCCGGTACGAAGCCGAGGTTCTTCTACTATTTCGGTCCAGCTAGAACGCCTCCTATAGACGCTAAGAACCCCCATTCATCAGATTGGTTAGGCGAAGAGAAGAAGGAATCGGGAGGTGAGGCCTAA